A window from Paraburkholderia acidiphila encodes these proteins:
- a CDS encoding XdhC family protein, giving the protein MNVYAKSSETLPEAADLLQLEQRLIDAGTPFAVVTVIRAAPPTSTCVGAQALVEADGALHGWVGGGCSQTIVIEAARQSMRTGQPRRVRISNEPAPADAKDEAGVEAHAMPCASNGGLELFIQPTVPAPLVAVLGATPAAHEACVLARRVGFRANLAGEAARAGQAGFDAAALDRAGTSFVLIATQGERDEDALEAALRSGAVAVLLIASHRKAERLREAMRLRGIDEARLAALHAPAGPAIHAHTPQEIALGAVAGLVALRHEIAEAAARAQTEAQTATIATESVPPLPPCEALGAPPVPEAQAGRYVNPVCGMSVEITNAKHVVEYGGQKVYFCCDCCKTEFERAPERYLNAGDDLHAEKR; this is encoded by the coding sequence ATGAATGTCTATGCGAAATCGAGCGAGACCCTACCGGAAGCCGCGGATCTGCTGCAACTCGAGCAGCGGCTGATCGATGCAGGCACGCCGTTCGCGGTCGTCACCGTGATCCGTGCGGCGCCGCCCACCTCGACGTGCGTCGGCGCCCAGGCGCTGGTCGAGGCCGACGGCGCGCTGCATGGCTGGGTAGGCGGGGGCTGCTCGCAGACGATCGTCATCGAGGCCGCGCGCCAGTCGATGCGCACGGGGCAGCCGCGGCGCGTGCGGATCAGCAACGAACCGGCGCCAGCCGACGCCAAAGACGAGGCCGGAGTCGAGGCGCATGCCATGCCGTGCGCGAGCAACGGTGGGCTGGAACTCTTTATCCAGCCCACCGTGCCCGCGCCGCTCGTGGCCGTGCTCGGCGCGACGCCCGCCGCACACGAGGCATGTGTGCTCGCACGGCGCGTCGGGTTTCGCGCGAACCTGGCGGGCGAGGCTGCGCGCGCCGGGCAAGCGGGCTTCGACGCCGCTGCGCTGGACCGCGCCGGCACGTCGTTCGTGCTGATCGCGACACAAGGGGAGCGCGACGAGGATGCGCTCGAAGCGGCGTTGCGCAGCGGCGCGGTGGCGGTGCTCCTGATCGCGAGCCACAGAAAGGCCGAGCGGCTGCGCGAGGCCATGCGCCTGCGCGGCATCGACGAGGCCCGGCTCGCGGCGCTGCACGCGCCGGCGGGGCCGGCGATCCATGCCCACACGCCGCAGGAGATTGCGCTTGGCGCCGTGGCGGGACTCGTCGCCTTGCGGCATGAGATCGCCGAGGCGGCAGCGCGCGCACAGACCGAGGCGCAGACGGCCACGATCGCCACGGAAAGCGTACCGCCCTTGCCGCCGTGCGAGGCGCTCGGCGCGCCACCCGTGCCGGAGGCGCAGGCGGGGCGCTACGTGAATCCCGTGTGCGGGATGAGCGTCGAGATCACGAACGCGAAGCATGTTGTCGAATATGGCGGTCAGAAGGTGT
- a CDS encoding vWA domain-containing protein — protein MLSGIDSTSRGAAPGDLADHLVARYAGFAGWLRTNAFCVTNADVAAMLKVANHMGQTERDVLRWSLRALLCSRAQEWRRFDDLFDAYFLAPNRRKLAETRAGGAGPLACDDTASGPPDASEGTPVSLAGSGSGAAQAGAAANEGATRTASLSHADFRHLNDRSELFAIDDAIRRFAQRLRGIQMRREQRASLGRTIDLRWTLRRSVSRGGLPVELGWRRKRRQRPRIVMLLDVSRSMSLYSFFFLRLARVLSGRLPDVHSFVFHTRLVCVDEALRDPDPRRAQERLHLISEGWAGGTRIGESLVGFNEHYAPRLLHARTAVVIVSDGYDAGDVTQLGESLAAIRRRCHSLVWLNPLAERPGFEPVSAGMQAALPHLDLFAGARDLAGLERIFPQILEALQ, from the coding sequence ATGCTGAGCGGAATCGACAGCACGTCGCGCGGCGCGGCGCCGGGCGATCTCGCCGATCACCTCGTTGCGCGCTATGCGGGCTTCGCGGGCTGGCTGCGCACGAATGCGTTTTGCGTGACGAACGCCGATGTTGCCGCCATGCTCAAAGTGGCAAACCACATGGGCCAGACCGAGCGCGATGTGCTGCGCTGGAGCCTGCGTGCGCTGCTGTGCTCGCGCGCGCAGGAGTGGCGCCGCTTCGACGACCTGTTCGACGCGTATTTCCTCGCGCCGAACCGGCGCAAGCTCGCCGAAACCCGTGCTGGCGGCGCGGGGCCGCTTGCGTGCGACGACACGGCGAGCGGGCCGCCCGATGCGAGCGAGGGTACGCCGGTTTCGCTCGCAGGCAGCGGCAGCGGCGCGGCGCAAGCGGGCGCCGCCGCGAACGAAGGCGCGACGCGCACCGCGTCGTTATCGCACGCGGACTTCCGCCACCTGAACGATCGCAGCGAACTCTTCGCCATCGACGACGCCATCCGCCGCTTCGCGCAGCGCCTGCGCGGCATCCAGATGCGCCGCGAGCAACGCGCGAGTCTCGGGCGCACGATCGATCTGCGCTGGACCTTGCGCCGCAGCGTCTCGCGTGGCGGGCTGCCAGTCGAACTCGGCTGGCGGCGCAAGCGCCGGCAGCGCCCGCGCATTGTCATGCTGCTCGACGTGAGCCGCTCAATGAGCCTCTACAGCTTCTTTTTCCTGCGGCTCGCGCGCGTGCTGAGCGGGCGTTTGCCCGATGTGCACAGCTTCGTCTTCCATACGCGGCTCGTCTGCGTCGACGAAGCGCTGCGCGACCCCGATCCGCGCCGCGCCCAGGAGCGTCTGCACCTGATCTCGGAGGGCTGGGCCGGCGGCACGCGCATCGGCGAGAGTCTGGTCGGCTTTAACGAGCACTACGCGCCGCGCCTGCTGCATGCGCGCACCGCGGTCGTGATCGTCAGCGACGGCTACGACGCCGGCGACGTGACACAGCTCGGCGAGTCGCTGGCGGCGATCCGGCGGCGCTGCCATTCGCTCGTCTGGCTCAACCCGCTCGCCGAGCGTCCCGGATTCGAACCCGTCAGCGCGGGCATGCAAGCCGCGCTGCCGCATCTCGACCTGTTTGCCGGCGCCCGCGATCTCGCGGGGCTCGAACGGATCTTTCCTCAAATTCTCGAGGCGCTGCAATGA
- a CDS encoding AAA family ATPase gives MTSIDRMPDVLALQAQLAGHRFIVERSFAAALLLTMEMRRPLLLEGEAGVGKTEVAKALARLLDAPLIRLQCYEGLDAHAALYEWNYVHQLLAIKLFEQDARPLRDKEQDIFSERYLLKRPLLEAITTTPAPVLLIDEIDRTDEAFEAYLLELLSDFQLSIPELGVIRATERPYVILTSNGTREISDALRRRCLYQYVDYPSFQRELMIVRTQVPEVPEALAAQIVEFVHGVREMALRRKPGLAETLDWVAALLRLGVSALDENGVDRVMDSLAALVKTREDQASLTRPVVEKLVASC, from the coding sequence ATGACGTCGATCGACCGCATGCCGGACGTCCTCGCGCTGCAGGCGCAGCTGGCGGGCCACCGGTTCATCGTGGAGCGCAGCTTCGCGGCGGCGCTGCTGCTCACGATGGAAATGCGCCGCCCGCTATTGCTGGAGGGTGAAGCGGGCGTGGGCAAGACCGAGGTCGCGAAGGCGCTGGCGCGCCTGCTCGACGCCCCGCTGATCCGCCTGCAATGCTATGAAGGACTCGACGCGCACGCGGCGCTTTACGAGTGGAACTACGTCCACCAGCTGCTGGCCATCAAGCTCTTCGAGCAGGACGCGCGGCCGCTGCGCGACAAGGAGCAGGACATTTTCTCCGAGCGCTATCTGCTCAAGCGCCCCTTGCTCGAAGCCATCACGACCACGCCCGCGCCCGTGCTGCTGATCGACGAAATCGACCGCACCGACGAGGCGTTCGAAGCCTACCTGCTCGAGCTGCTGTCGGATTTCCAGCTTTCGATTCCCGAGCTTGGCGTGATCCGCGCGACCGAGCGGCCCTACGTGATCCTGACCTCGAACGGCACGCGCGAGATCTCCGACGCGCTGCGCCGCCGTTGCCTCTACCAGTACGTCGACTATCCGTCGTTCCAGCGTGAACTCATGATCGTGCGGACCCAGGTACCCGAGGTGCCGGAGGCGCTGGCGGCCCAGATCGTCGAATTCGTGCATGGGGTGCGTGAGATGGCGCTGCGCCGCAAGCCAGGCCTTGCGGAAACGCTCGACTGGGTGGCCGCGCTGCTGCGTCTTGGCGTGAGCGCGCTCGACGAAAACGGGGTGGACCGTGTGATGGATTCGCTCGCCGCGCTCGTGAAAACGCGCGAGGATCAGGCCAGTCTTACGCGGCCGGTAGTGGAAAAGCTGGTGGCGTCATGCTGA
- a CDS encoding SRPBCC family protein produces MKVVLDKAFPLDASADRAWALMQDIEAVAGCMPGAKITERVDDTHYKGTITVRLGPATMSFKGDIEVLALDAAARSLHLLGKGTDSTGSSAATMDLTASVEPTGETCTLTGKSEVTMSGKAAALGGRLMGPVSEQLLKQFVANFSARLSAMAPPQEAPGAPGAEADAAGGATAPDEATAMAPVARAAAAPPAQAAELNGIAFMWAIVRDWLRSHFTRKAQGR; encoded by the coding sequence ATGAAAGTCGTACTCGACAAGGCATTTCCGCTCGACGCGAGCGCCGACCGCGCCTGGGCTCTGATGCAGGACATCGAGGCAGTGGCCGGCTGCATGCCGGGCGCGAAGATCACCGAGCGCGTGGACGATACGCACTACAAAGGAACCATTACGGTGCGGCTCGGGCCGGCGACGATGTCGTTCAAGGGCGACATCGAAGTGCTCGCGCTCGACGCCGCGGCGCGCAGCCTGCATCTGCTCGGCAAAGGCACGGATTCGACCGGCAGCTCGGCGGCGACGATGGATCTCACGGCAAGCGTGGAGCCCACGGGCGAAACCTGCACGCTGACCGGCAAGAGCGAGGTGACGATGAGCGGCAAGGCCGCCGCGCTGGGCGGGCGGCTCATGGGGCCGGTGTCGGAGCAGTTGCTCAAGCAGTTCGTCGCGAACTTTTCGGCTCGGCTGAGCGCGATGGCGCCGCCGCAGGAAGCGCCGGGTGCGCCAGGCGCTGAAGCGGACGCGGCCGGCGGGGCCACTGCGCCCGACGAGGCGACGGCAATGGCTCCGGTTGCACGAGCGGCCGCGGCGCCGCCTGCGCAAGCCGCCGAGCTAAACGGCATTGCGTTCATGTGGGCCATCGTGCGCGACTGGCTGCGCAGTCACTTCACGCGCAAGGCGCAGGGCCGCTGA
- a CDS encoding aerobic carbon-monoxide dehydrogenase large subunit: MGNLDANLERLAALEGMGCSRKRREDPRFIQGKGSYVDDIKMPGMLFGVMVRSPYAHARVKRIDKSRALAHPGVHAVLTADDLKPLKLHWMPTLAGDVQAVLADEKVCFQNQEVAFVVADDRYVAADAAELVEVEYEELPALVDPMKALEPDAPVIRDDIRDKDTGAHGARRHPNHIFTWTMGDRDKTDRMFENAEVTVKQDISYPRVHPCPLETCGCVASFDKVRGDLTVYITSQAPHVVRTVVGLLSSIPESNIRIISPDIGGGFGNKVGVYPGYVTSIVASIVLGRPVKWIESRNENLSSTAFARDYHMTGELAADKDGRIKALRVNVVADHGAFDACADPTKWPAGMFHVCTGSYAIPNAFVSVDGVYTNKFPGGVAYRCSFRVTEAVYLIERMVDVLAQKLGIDKAEIRLRNFIGKDQFPYATPLGLEYDSGDYETALKKVLAAVDYDALRAEQAQRRADPDAEWLMGIGLVNFTEIVGAGPSKMCDILGVGMFDSCEIRVHPDGSAIARMGTITQGQGHQTTYAQIIASEAGIPASKITVEEGDTATAPYGLGTYGSRSTPVAGAAVARASRKIREKARRIAAHLLEASPDDVEFDLDRFVLKGSPDQFKTVKEVAWAAYNNVPEGLEMGLEAVDYYDPPNFTFPFGAYVCVLDINRYTGEIRVRRFYALDDCGTRINPMIIEGQIHGGLTEGFAVALGQELPYDEAGNLLGATLLDYFVPTAVETPHWETDYTVTPSPHHPIGAKGVAESPHVGSIPCFTSAVVDAFAHLGVTHMNMPHNAYRVWQQCRELGLTRPA, from the coding sequence ATGGGCAATCTCGACGCCAATCTCGAGCGTCTCGCCGCGCTCGAAGGCATGGGCTGCTCGCGCAAACGCCGCGAGGACCCGCGTTTCATCCAGGGCAAGGGCAGCTACGTGGACGACATCAAGATGCCGGGCATGCTGTTCGGCGTGATGGTGCGCAGTCCCTACGCCCACGCTCGTGTGAAGCGCATCGACAAATCGCGCGCGCTCGCGCATCCCGGCGTGCACGCCGTGCTCACGGCCGACGACCTCAAGCCCCTCAAATTGCACTGGATGCCGACGCTCGCAGGCGATGTGCAGGCCGTGCTCGCCGACGAAAAAGTCTGCTTCCAGAATCAGGAAGTCGCGTTCGTCGTGGCCGACGACCGCTATGTCGCCGCCGATGCGGCGGAACTCGTGGAGGTCGAGTACGAGGAACTGCCCGCGCTCGTCGATCCGATGAAGGCGCTGGAACCCGACGCGCCCGTGATTCGCGACGACATCCGCGACAAGGACACCGGCGCACACGGCGCGCGCAGGCATCCCAACCATATTTTCACGTGGACGATGGGCGACCGCGACAAGACGGACCGCATGTTCGAGAACGCGGAAGTCACGGTCAAGCAGGATATTTCGTATCCGCGCGTGCATCCGTGCCCGCTCGAAACCTGCGGCTGCGTCGCGTCGTTCGACAAGGTGCGCGGCGATCTCACGGTCTACATCACTTCGCAGGCGCCTCATGTCGTGCGCACCGTGGTCGGGCTGCTCTCGTCGATTCCGGAATCGAATATCCGCATCATTTCGCCCGATATCGGCGGCGGCTTCGGCAACAAGGTCGGCGTGTATCCGGGCTATGTGACGTCGATCGTCGCTTCCATCGTGCTCGGGCGTCCGGTCAAGTGGATCGAGTCGCGCAACGAGAACCTCTCCAGCACGGCATTTGCGCGCGACTATCACATGACCGGCGAACTGGCCGCCGACAAGGACGGCCGCATCAAGGCGTTGCGCGTAAATGTGGTGGCCGACCACGGCGCGTTCGACGCGTGCGCCGACCCGACCAAGTGGCCCGCCGGCATGTTCCATGTCTGCACGGGCTCGTATGCGATCCCCAATGCGTTCGTCAGCGTCGACGGCGTGTACACGAACAAGTTTCCGGGCGGGGTCGCTTACCGCTGCTCGTTCCGCGTGACCGAGGCCGTCTATCTGATCGAGCGGATGGTGGATGTGCTGGCGCAAAAGCTCGGCATCGACAAGGCGGAGATCCGCTTGCGCAACTTTATCGGCAAGGACCAGTTTCCGTACGCCACGCCCCTTGGCCTCGAATACGATTCGGGCGACTACGAAACGGCGCTGAAAAAGGTGCTGGCCGCCGTCGATTACGACGCGCTGCGCGCGGAGCAGGCGCAACGCCGCGCGGACCCCGATGCGGAGTGGCTCATGGGCATCGGCCTCGTGAACTTCACCGAGATCGTCGGGGCGGGGCCGTCGAAAATGTGCGACATCCTCGGCGTGGGCATGTTCGATTCCTGCGAGATCCGCGTACATCCGGACGGCTCGGCCATCGCGCGCATGGGCACGATCACGCAGGGCCAGGGGCACCAGACCACCTACGCGCAAATCATCGCGTCGGAAGCGGGCATTCCGGCCTCGAAAATCACGGTGGAAGAGGGCGATACCGCCACGGCGCCGTACGGGCTCGGCACCTATGGCTCGCGCTCGACGCCCGTTGCGGGCGCCGCGGTGGCTCGCGCCTCGCGCAAGATTCGCGAGAAGGCGCGCCGCATCGCCGCTCATCTGCTCGAAGCAAGCCCGGACGACGTCGAGTTCGATCTGGACCGCTTCGTGCTGAAGGGCTCGCCCGACCAGTTCAAGACCGTGAAGGAAGTGGCGTGGGCCGCGTATAACAACGTTCCGGAAGGGCTGGAGATGGGCCTCGAAGCGGTCGACTACTACGATCCGCCCAACTTCACGTTTCCGTTCGGCGCCTACGTGTGTGTGCTCGACATCAACCGCTATACCGGCGAGATCCGCGTGCGCCGCTTCTACGCGCTCGACGACTGCGGCACGCGCATCAACCCGATGATCATCGAAGGGCAGATTCATGGCGGCCTGACCGAAGGGTTCGCGGTCGCGCTCGGCCAGGAGCTGCCGTATGACGAAGCGGGCAATCTGCTCGGCGCAACGCTGCTCGACTACTTCGTGCCGACGGCCGTGGAAACGCCGCATTGGGAGACGGACTACACGGTGACGCCTTCGCCGCATCACCCGATCGGCGCAAAGGGCGTGGCCGAATCGCCTCACGTCGGCTCGATTCCGTGCTTCACGTCGGCGGTGGTCGATGCGTTCGCGCATCTCGGCGTCACGCACATGAACATGCCGCACAACGCGTACCGCGTGTGGCAGCAGTGCCGCGAGCTGGGATTGACGCGGCCCGCCTGA
- a CDS encoding (2Fe-2S)-binding protein — translation MASKTMVSFSLNGSEVDVVVEPRELLIHTLREKCQHTGPHIGCETSHCGACTVDFNGMSVKSCTLLTVQAQGADVRTVEGLAQGGALHALQEGFMQEHGLQCGFCTPGMLMRAYRLLQENPDPTEAEIRYWMAGNLCRCTGYQNIVKAVQYAARKLRGEPVETSHPLIEAGAAHAH, via the coding sequence ATGGCCAGCAAAACCATGGTGTCGTTCAGCCTCAACGGCAGCGAGGTCGACGTCGTCGTCGAGCCGCGCGAACTGCTGATTCACACGCTGCGCGAAAAATGCCAGCACACCGGGCCGCATATCGGTTGCGAGACGTCGCATTGCGGCGCCTGCACAGTCGATTTCAATGGCATGTCCGTGAAGTCCTGCACGCTGCTCACCGTGCAGGCGCAGGGCGCTGACGTGCGCACGGTCGAAGGGCTCGCGCAAGGCGGCGCGCTGCATGCGCTGCAGGAGGGCTTCATGCAGGAGCACGGTCTGCAATGCGGCTTCTGCACGCCGGGCATGCTGATGCGCGCGTACCGCCTGCTGCAGGAGAACCCCGATCCCACCGAAGCCGAAATCCGCTACTGGATGGCGGGGAACCTGTGCCGCTGCACGGGCTATCAGAACATCGTGAAGGCCGTGCAATACGCGGCGCGCAAGCTGCGCGGCGAACCGGTCGAAACCTCGCATCCGCTCATCGAAGCGGGCGCGGCACACGCGCACTGA
- a CDS encoding FAD binding domain-containing protein, with amino-acid sequence MIPRPFEYHAPQTLSEAFALLGTHGETAKLLAGGHSLLPMMKLRFAQPDHLIDLGRLAELKGIREENGTLWIGAMTTENDLIWSALLQARCPLIVEGARQIADPQVRYRGTLGGDLSHGDPGNDHPALMIALDASFVLQGVAGERVVSADGFFVGTYATLLEPGEIMTGIRIPVPPPGTGYCYAKLKRKTGDFATAAAAVTLRLAGGNVEHARIALTNVGDTVIRAVDAEQALIGKPFDARALDEAARLAMAACDPVEDLRGDADYKRAMAGEMTRRALTTACERAANPAHP; translated from the coding sequence GTGATTCCGCGCCCATTCGAATACCACGCTCCACAAACCTTGTCCGAGGCGTTCGCGCTGCTCGGCACGCATGGCGAAACGGCGAAGCTGCTGGCGGGCGGACACAGCCTGCTGCCGATGATGAAGCTGCGCTTCGCGCAGCCCGATCATCTGATCGATCTCGGCCGGCTCGCCGAACTCAAGGGTATCCGCGAGGAAAACGGCACGCTGTGGATCGGCGCGATGACGACCGAGAACGATCTGATCTGGTCGGCGCTGCTGCAGGCGCGCTGCCCGCTCATCGTCGAGGGCGCGCGGCAGATCGCCGACCCGCAGGTGCGCTATCGCGGCACGCTGGGCGGGGATCTTTCGCACGGCGACCCTGGCAACGACCATCCCGCGTTGATGATCGCGCTCGATGCGTCGTTCGTGCTGCAAGGCGTGGCGGGCGAGCGCGTGGTGAGCGCGGACGGCTTCTTCGTCGGCACCTATGCGACGCTGCTGGAGCCAGGCGAGATCATGACCGGCATTCGCATTCCTGTGCCGCCGCCCGGCACCGGCTATTGCTACGCGAAGCTCAAGCGCAAGACCGGCGACTTCGCGACCGCGGCGGCGGCCGTGACGTTGCGCCTGGCCGGCGGCAACGTCGAGCATGCGCGCATTGCTCTGACGAATGTGGGCGACACCGTGATTCGCGCGGTGGACGCCGAGCAGGCGCTGATCGGCAAGCCGTTCGACGCCCGCGCGCTCGACGAAGCGGCGCGGCTCGCCATGGCGGCGTGCGATCCGGTGGAGGATCTGCGCGGCGACGCCGACTACAAGCGCGCGATGGCGGGCGAGATGACCCGCAGGGCGCTCACTACCGCCTGCGAACGGGCCGCGAACCCGGCACACCCCTGA
- a CDS encoding LytTR family DNA-binding domain-containing protein produces MKPFEHAMPTTDARRAESFQHRLEQFNPGVVWLDAQGRVSAFNDVALQILGPAGEQSLGVAQDKLFGIDVVQLHPAKSRDKLRFLLQSRDAGGCPVKSPPPVAMMINIPDRLLMLKVSRMSDMNGTCGTCMIFYDLTDLTTVPSAEPTAESLAGAPTPPRRLFKIPVYRKNRVILIDLKDIVRFQGDGHYTTIVTKDDRYLSNLSLADLELRLDSNTFVRVHRSHIVNLPYAVELVKADDSVNLVMDDGERSVVPVSRSRAAQLKEWLGVV; encoded by the coding sequence ATGAAACCGTTCGAGCACGCCATGCCGACCACCGACGCGCGCCGCGCCGAGAGCTTCCAGCACCGCCTGGAGCAGTTCAATCCGGGCGTGGTGTGGCTCGACGCGCAGGGGCGCGTGAGCGCGTTCAACGACGTCGCGCTGCAGATTCTCGGCCCCGCGGGCGAGCAGTCGCTGGGCGTGGCCCAGGACAAGCTGTTCGGCATCGACGTCGTGCAACTGCACCCGGCAAAAAGCCGCGACAAGCTGCGCTTCCTGCTGCAGTCGCGCGACGCGGGCGGCTGCCCCGTGAAGTCGCCCCCGCCGGTCGCGATGATGATCAACATTCCCGACCGCCTGCTCATGCTCAAGGTGTCGCGCATGTCGGACATGAACGGCACATGCGGCACCTGCATGATCTTTTACGACCTCACCGACCTCACGACCGTGCCGTCGGCCGAGCCAACGGCGGAGTCGCTTGCGGGCGCGCCCACGCCGCCCCGGCGGCTCTTCAAGATTCCGGTCTACCGCAAGAACCGCGTGATCCTGATCGACCTGAAGGATATTGTGCGTTTTCAGGGCGACGGCCACTACACGACGATCGTCACGAAGGACGATCGCTACCTCTCCAACCTGTCGCTCGCCGACCTCGAACTGCGGCTCGACAGCAACACGTTTGTGCGCGTGCATCGCAGCCACATCGTCAACCTGCCGTACGCCGTCGAACTCGTCAAAGCCGACGACAGCGTGAACCTCGTGATGGACGATGGCGAGCGCAGCGTCGTGCCGGTGAGCCGGTCGCGCGCCGCACAATTGAAAGAGTGGCTGGGCGTGGTTTGA